In Candidatus Desulforudis audaxviator MP104C, a genomic segment contains:
- a CDS encoding TIGR00282 family metallophosphoesterase, translated as MRLLMIGDVVGRPGRRACRVEVEHLVRDHGVDLVIANGENAAGGNGITREIANELFSCGIDVLTMGNHVWDKKEILSFIEQEVRLLRPANYPPGTPGVGYAFYRSRKDHLVAVINLSGRVYLANLECPFRTVNRLLDDIRKYTPVVLVDFHAEATSEKIAMGWYLDGKVSAVCGTHTHVQTADERILPRGTAYISDVGMTGPRDSIIGVKVETVLEKFLTQMPKQFQVASGPYQFNAVLVTVDPDSGKALNISRIQGYEPPS; from the coding sequence GTGCGTCTTCTGATGATCGGCGACGTTGTGGGCCGCCCCGGGCGCAGGGCCTGTCGGGTGGAGGTGGAGCATCTGGTCCGGGACCACGGCGTGGACCTGGTGATTGCCAACGGCGAGAATGCGGCGGGAGGTAACGGGATCACCCGGGAAATAGCGAATGAACTCTTCTCTTGTGGGATCGACGTACTCACCATGGGTAATCATGTTTGGGACAAGAAAGAGATTCTGAGCTTCATCGAGCAGGAGGTCCGGCTCCTCAGACCGGCGAACTACCCTCCCGGCACTCCGGGGGTCGGTTACGCATTCTACCGGAGCCGAAAGGATCATCTGGTTGCGGTGATCAACCTCTCGGGGCGTGTGTACCTGGCCAATCTGGAGTGCCCGTTTCGCACGGTCAACCGGCTCCTGGACGACATCAGGAAGTATACGCCGGTGGTGCTTGTAGATTTTCACGCGGAGGCTACTTCCGAGAAGATCGCTATGGGTTGGTACCTCGACGGGAAGGTGAGCGCGGTATGCGGCACGCACACCCACGTGCAGACCGCCGATGAACGTATTCTGCCCCGGGGTACCGCTTACATCTCCGATGTCGGCATGACCGGCCCTCGGGATTCGATCATCGGAGTAAAGGTAGAGACGGTGCTCGAAAAGTTCCTCACTCAGATGCCGAAGCAGTTTCAGGTGGCCAGCGGGCCGTATCAGTTCAACGCCGTTCTGGTAACCGTGGATCCGGATTCGGGAAAAGCGCTGAATATCTCGCGCATTCAAGGGTATGAGCCGCCATCATAA
- a CDS encoding stage V sporulation protein S, with product MEVLKVSAKSNPNSVAGALAGVLRERGTAELQAIGAGAINQAVKAIAIARGFVAPSGMDLICIPAFTDIMIDGEERTAIKLIVEPR from the coding sequence ATGGAAGTGTTAAAGGTTTCAGCAAAATCCAACCCAAATTCCGTAGCCGGCGCCCTGGCTGGGGTTTTGCGCGAACGCGGCACCGCCGAACTCCAGGCGATTGGAGCTGGGGCCATCAACCAGGCAGTGAAAGCCATCGCAATCGCCCGAGGGTTTGTAGCGCCCAGTGGAATGGACCTGATTTGTATCCCGGCATTCACCGATATTATGATCGACGGGGAAGAAAGAACGGCGATCAAGCTGATTGTGGAACCGCGCTAG
- a CDS encoding PHP domain-containing protein encodes MPADLHVHTTASDGTVTPAGVVQLARALGLGAIAITDHDTVSGVAPALQRAGATDGPLVIPGIEISASHQGRDVHILGYYVDTKHAGFLARIKELAEKRAERAARMIARLQSLGLAVTLNDVLDFAGPASLGRPHIADALLRAGIVKNRAEAFSRWIGRDCPGYVSRQQVSPFEAVALVRLAKGVPVLAHPGTARVDDIIADLAVVGLQGLEVYHPDHTPEQVRRYLDLAAALRLVATGGSDFHGSDNHGRLGEALVPLKVVEELKLRRM; translated from the coding sequence ATGCCCGCGGATCTGCACGTACACACCACCGCCTCTGACGGCACCGTGACCCCGGCCGGGGTGGTGCAACTGGCTCGCGCCCTCGGTCTCGGTGCGATTGCGATCACCGACCATGACACGGTAAGCGGAGTTGCGCCGGCCCTGCAGAGGGCCGGCGCAACAGACGGACCCCTGGTCATTCCCGGGATTGAGATCAGTGCCAGTCACCAGGGGCGTGACGTCCATATTCTCGGGTACTACGTAGACACGAAACACGCCGGCTTCCTAGCCCGGATTAAAGAACTGGCGGAAAAACGTGCCGAGAGGGCGGCCCGGATGATCGCGCGCCTGCAGTCACTGGGTCTGGCGGTTACGTTGAACGACGTGCTGGACTTTGCCGGTCCGGCCAGTCTCGGGCGTCCGCACATCGCCGACGCCCTGCTCCGCGCCGGGATTGTCAAGAACCGTGCCGAAGCCTTCAGCCGCTGGATCGGGCGGGACTGTCCGGGTTATGTGTCCCGGCAGCAGGTTTCGCCGTTCGAGGCCGTAGCCCTGGTCCGCTTGGCGAAAGGTGTTCCCGTTCTGGCACATCCGGGCACGGCCCGGGTGGACGACATCATCGCGGATTTGGCTGTTGTGGGCCTGCAGGGCTTGGAAGTGTACCATCCGGACCACACTCCCGAGCAGGTGCGCCGTTACCTGGATTTGGCCGCTGCGCTGCGGCTGGTGGCGACCGGGGGGTCCGATTTTCACGGCAGCGACAACCATGGGCGGCTGGGTGAGGCGCTGGTACCGTTAAAGGTGGTGGAGGAGCTGAAACTCAGGCGTATGTGA